The genomic segment caagaagttgaatttacgaaatttggagaaaataaattcaaggagttgagtttataaattgataatttaatttattaaactcaaaagttgagtttattaaatattaaattttggaggtgataaaattcaaggagttgaatttacagtttatataataaattcaaatgttgaatttataatgggtttaatttattaaactcaaaattgagtttttaaatattaagttaAAATCTAtagttaacttaattaattgtattaattaagtaaatgatgGATTAAAGAAATAATAAGGATTTTATATTCTTATTTGCACACCTTTCGAAAGTTTGGTCAATgttttgaaaaagaaaaggaCTTTGAGTTGGCATGTAATTTTAGAATCTTTAATTACCTTAATTAAtgagattaattaagtaaatataAGATTAGAAGATATGATAAGATTTTTGAATCTTATTTTACGTGTACATGCATTCAAAAAGATTTTTGATAGAGATCAATTTAGAATCTTTCGGCTCCTCCCAATTCATTGGTGCAGCTTTCAAAATAGAAAAGCTCTCGGCTCTCCCCAAAAGAATCTCTCGAAAATTTCTTAAAGAAAAGCAAGAAAAATTTGGCTTAGATTTTGAGTCGAATTTCTCGTgttatatctctacgcaaaagttcttctaaatttctagtgcaatttagaagaggaacaaatatttcagtcgtggaccggattaggagatcgaagaatgttcgtagggatttacaacaagagctacgtccgctaataccggtgtagttggagccacgtgatttattcaccaaaggtattattaaactccctatgaatgtttttgttaaaatcatacgagcgcccaaagcaaaacatattttgattgtcaaaataaaataaaatttttaaaacttccgctgcgtttgggcgtgtagaaaaccgagatccgaCAAAGAATTTAGTTGGGGAATGCAGGAACTCAAGCCCATTGAACCAGCTACCTACGAATGGCTTGCGAAGAAGCCTGAGAATCATTGGACCAGGTCACACTTTAACATGGGTCCAAAACATGACATCTTGAGAAACAATATGTGTGAAAGTTTTAATCGTATGATATTACAAGCTAGGGAGATGCCGATATTCCAGATGTTCAATTCGAAATGAAATATGCAGATGAATAGATCTGTGGTGAACAAGGAGAAGACAGAAAAAAATTAGCAGTGGGTTTGTCCGAAGACAAGGGATGTGTTGGCACAAAATTCGAAACCGGCTTCTGGCCAGATATTCCTCTGTGCAGGAATGTCAATGGGGTGGGTATGGCTAAATCCAAGACCCGCTCCATGAAGAAAATTTTGACTCATTATCCACCTCACCCCGGTTAAATATTCTTTGGACACGTCCCACCTCGAATACGAAACGGGGCGAGTTAGACCCATGAGatccgaattttttttaaaatgaaaacatTAATCTTCTTTGAGAGATACCTTAAGGCTTGAACCACTAGCATTAGCGTATAGTTATGGTGGTGCAGGGACAGTAGGGCTTTATTTATAATTTGTCTACCTATTTGGATAATAAACTAAAGCCCAACCCAAACAGAATAGACATGTCTATGGTTGACCTTGATGTGTgatactaaaaaaataaaaattaataaaactaaatttTAGAATATTTATATCCACATATATGGGGCGGGTATGAGGCGGGTATTATAGGACCCATGACCCACCCCATACCCAGGGCCGTGCCTATTAAGAGGCAAATGAGTCCAATGACCAGGCCCATCTCTTTTTTGGggctcaaaaatttaaaaaaaaaattattatatataatactagTTACTAGATATCCCAAAaccaagtatttattaaatgGAACTTTCTTAGCGTGTTAACGATTTATTCACCAATCTTCCCCAATATTCATATGTAGATAAGCCTTAATCGACTCCAGTCATTGCGTCGTCTCTAGGTTTGTTTAAAAGACCCGTGAGGAGCTGTAAgtctattttcttgtatttgctttgttcgggcttctaattttttattgtagttttttaattttttcgggGATTTATATGATATCTATAATCTATGATTTTTGACTGAAATTTTGGTAGATGTAATGCTTATCCGGCTTTCAAATCCTCATATTGCTTATAAAATCTTGTTGACTGTCTCGgtcacagtagcaagtgcagaGCGAAGTTTCTCAAAGATAAAGCTTATCAAAACTTTTCTCTGATCAACAATGTCACGAGAAAGATTGAATGGATTGACTATATTATCGATTGAGAAAGAAATTACTGAACAACTTGATTATACAAATTTGATTAGTATTTTTAGCTTTAAAACTGTTAGGCGGGTTGTTTTTTAGTGATCGTTTGGACATGTTCgatatttttattcttttagttttttatattgtctttGACGAAtggattaaatttgaaaaattgctatggaactaaaaaaatatgaacacaCATTATGATTCAGATGCCTCTTTTTAAAAGTTAGACTCATGCCCAAATATTTTTAGGATCGTCCCTGCCCATACCCATATGGGTCTGAAAATTGGACCCGAGACCCGTCCCATGACCCATTTAATATGGCCAAATCCGTTCAGATGGGGCAGATCCATTGCGGGTCTGGGTAAAATCCAGACCCATTGACATCCCTACCTCTACGATGTCAAATGAAATGTATTTCCAAATAATGACTATGTCTGAGACATAAATAAGGTTCGGTCGATCCAAATGTACTGCCCGCACTGGTCGATCCAATGGCTCGGATTTTTCCtagtcaatattttttttttacaaggaGGTGGGCCCGGATCACTTATGTGGAGAGATCTGGACCGTTCATTGCCCGTGCAGTACAGACACTGTCTGCACGGGCAGGATGAAACAAACCCATAAATACTAAAATACATCACTACTGCCTGGCCAAGATGTACAACAGATGTCATGTTGTATCAATCGGCTCTTGGAATTTGATTCGATGGAAATTTCATAACATTTTAGAATCCAAGACGAAGAAAATATGATTATACTATGAGAGAAGAAGCCTGAAATACCCGCTACAAATTAGGTGTATAAAAACAATGATTTCATTCTCAAAATGGAGTGAAATTTCCGATTGTGATGACATTGAAAAGAGAAAAAATTCGTCTCTGCTCGAAATTGAAATAGAAATTTGGGCATCTGAATTGTGATTCTAATTTGATTGAAATTTTACACCTACAAAAGGATTCTGATTTccaataaatctcaaaatatttccaataaatctcaaaatattAGGGGGTATTTCGAGATAAGTTGTCATCCAGGGATTGCTTTGCAATTACTGAACCTTCACAGATTTTACCTATTTGATCGTAATAATCAGCAAGGATCTTCCATATTCATAAATTCAAGAGAAGCAGCTCGGTGTACACATATACCTGTAAAATCTGATCAAATAATTGGAAGCAAAATTGGAGATCTACATCATATCTACGATCAGCCCAAAAATGGATCTGAACCCTGTTAGTTTTTGTCATCTGGTTTACTTTCCAAAACGAATACCATGAACACATGCTGCGTTTCTGACTATTAATTTGTGTGTTACAGATGATTTAGTGACCAAGTCTATTGTATTTTGTGATCTGGTAATAAAATCGACTACATTTGTTGTATCAGGACTTGGGGGATCTGATTTCTTTTGATTGGGCtggtttttttgaaaaaaaatgtgaGTTTTTAGGGTTCTTGTTTAAATTCGATGAAATGCTAATGGTTGGCCTGAAGGCTTGCAGTTGCAGCCTTGTTGGTTGCTGCTGATATGGCTCGAGCTTGTTTGATTTGTTTTGGGATAACATTCGAAGTTGAGATTTATGCTGGGGGCAAATGATGTAGTGAACGGATGGAATATCTTGATTTTTGATTCAATGATTTGATTTGGTGATCCTCTGTTTGATCTATCTCATCTGCTTTACCTGTTAATTATTCCCGTAATTGATGTTCTTCTAAGTAAATTCTTGATTAGATAGAATTCTGTCCGATAGATAGGTTATACAAGTGCATAAGACTATCTGACAAAAGTGTTCTATAAGATGGTATTTGAAGCCACAAGTTCTTGCGTTGCTATGAAATTGTGGTTTATCTAAAAAACacatttcattttttaaaatggcATTCTATCAAAATGTATTCCATTTTTGTTGTTGATTTCTTGGCCATCCAGGCCCTCGATATCCCTTCTTAGTTCTAACCAATCGAGTTAAACAAAACTAACCATGTACTGACGCTAATTGGATTTCTTTCATGTTAATGTCTTTGACAATACATCCATAGACTACTTTGTGTTGAATTCTAGTATTTAGAAGCAAATGGTCGAATGTTGAACTATTTTGTATGAGAAAAGCATAATGCTCAAATGTTGATCCATGTTGTATGAGAAAAACAGTAATTTATGTTTTACCTGTTTGATAGAACCTTTTCCAGTGCATTTCTTCTAGTATAAGAAGAGTTAAATTTTAGTCTTTGCCTGGTATACATTTGAttctagttttcttgaatttgtcTTATCGTATTATTTTGAATACCTAAAGTAATATAGATAAGGTATTTACATAGATAAAATCGATACAACTTCTTTCTGATATGCACAATAAGTTTAATAAACAGTGATGGAGTGCTcacctcttttttttttgtgccCAGCCGTCAGGGGAGAATTATGCTCATCCAAAGATATGCTTCTTCCATGTGCTTTTCAAGGTTAAACATAGTTTCCTTTTGTCTTTtttggtatttatgattttaattttatttattgatttccTAATGATTAAAAATTTCTTTGTTTTGACAGGCAGCTGCTTTGGCATTTTATATTCTTTCTGCTCTCTTTTTTGATAGTTTTGTCATCATTTTTGTGGCGACTGTACTTTTATCTGCTCTTGATTTCTGGGTAGTCAAGAACGTTAGTGGACGCATCTTGGTGGGTCTTAGGTGGTGGAATGAAATAAATGACGATGGTGAAAGTGTGTGGAAATTTGAATGTCTCGACCAAGATGTGAGACATCTTAAATGTGACTTTGCGTTTGATCTTTGCATCATTATTTTAGAAGTTGTGTTACAGTGGATAATAAATGTTGTACACCATATATCCTCTTTTTTTCAGTCACTTGCTCGGATGAACAAGAAGGATTCATGGCTGTTCTGGTGGACCTTGTACCTCACAGTAAGCAAATAAGTTAAATTAAAGAATTTTGATTCAAATATCACGCGGTCGCTGGAACGTTGTGAAGCATATAAGCAAAAGTATTCTGTCAAGGCTTTGTATAATCATTCACTTTCTTCAACAACTAAGGAATTTAACCTTATTTGCCATCATGGTGGACTTCAAGATTGCTTTTATTTGATACTTGCTATTTGGTCTCAATCATTTGTCATATGGACGGCATTTTGAGAAGCCCTTTCCATTTGGTATCTTGAAATCCACCTAAAGCATTGCCTTTTCTTTGTAGGCGATCGCATGGATATTCTTTGCTATATTCTCTATCATTAGGTTTCAAGCTGATTATCTTCTTGTTGTTGGTGTATGTTTGACACTGAGCATTGCCAATATTGTTGGATTTACCAAATGCCGTAAAGGTATGTGGACTCACTGACACACATATCATGTTTTGGTTCTTGTTTTACAATGCAAATATCACGTTTTGCTTCTTGCTTTACTTTGACTGTTGCATAATGCATGGTATGGATCTCAAAAGTAACTTAACTATAATGTACTTGATTTGGGGGAGCAGAAATCCCATTACCTCACTTTAGATAATAACTACGATATTCTAAACCAATTTTGGATTTGAACTCTTTTGAAGGTTGTTTCTGGAGATGCCTTTTGTTTTAAATGCCTTACACACTGGCTAGTCTGAAAAGTACCTCGTCTATCAGTATTAAATGATGGTTTGTGGTGTCCTATTCGAATTCCAAATTTGTGGGTAGGAATGTGCTTGTGACTCATGGTACTGCTGTAACATCAGTTCTGTACCATTATACAAAGAAAACATGAAAAAATTGGTTGGATGCACATAAATGACTCTCACTTGGTTTTACAAGGGATCTCTCATTTTGAAACTTACTTACACGGTGCTTCTTGTTTACATGAA from the Primulina eburnea isolate SZY01 chromosome 3, ASM2296580v1, whole genome shotgun sequence genome contains:
- the LOC140826854 gene encoding Golgi apparatus membrane protein-like protein ECHIDNA produces the protein MDLNPPSGENYAHPKICFFHVLFKAAALAFYILSALFFDSFVIIFVATVLLSALDFWVVKNVSGRILVGLRWWNEINDDGESVWKFECLDQDSLARMNKKDSWLFWWTLYLTAIAWIFFAIFSIIRFQADYLLVVGVCLTLSIANIVGFTKCRKDAKKQLQAFATQTIASRFSSTIQSAFSVV